The region GCGCTTAGCACAAGCTCTGATTACAGGTTTAAATTCATCAGCTTGTATAGGGGATATGTGGGTGAACGGCTCGTCCAGTAATATAAACTCGGCTTTGCTATGGATAATCATCATAGTTTCAAGCTGCCGCAGCTGTCCGCCGGATAGTTCGTCAACCGCCTTATTGTAGCTCTTTTGGTATACAGGCAGGTTGGTAAACGCCTTCCACGATTGCGGGTCGACTATGATACGTGCCAGCTTTTCTGTTCTTATTCCTGCCGGAAGATAATTGTGCTGTGGCAGGTAAGCAATACGGTTATTTAAATAACCTTTATGGATGAACTCACCATCAATACTCACGTACTTATGCGTTGCTGTTAAAGTGCCAAAGATTATCTTCAGCATAGATGATTTACCACAGCCATTGCGGCCCAGCAGGCCAAGCACTTCGCCTTGTTTACAGCTTAAGAATATGCTCTGCAAAATCTTACGCCCGTCAAATTCCAGTTGTATGCTGTCGGCTTTAAGCTCCTTCATGCTGTTAAGGTAATGAGGATAGCAAGCGCAAACAGATAAGTAAGAAGATCCAGGGAAAATACGTAAAAATACATTCTGCGCACGCTTATACCGGCATTACGGTAATACATATACACGTTTTTTGCAGTATAACTTTGCAGGAAAATGGTGGCTGCATAGCCCAGGAGCTTAAAGAAGAGTACAAAGCCGGCAACCTTTACACCATAGACGGACACCAAAAAAAGGCAGGTGATACTGAACGCAATGTTCCAAAGCATTAATGGTTTATAAAAGTACCAGATAAGCTTAGGTAAATTAGACATCTACTGCGTTCAGATAAAGTTTAGTGATGAACGTAGTTACCTGCGGCATTATTGCAAATGCATAAAAAAAGCCCTTGCTGCTAAGCAAGGGCTTTAAAAAAACTTGATATAATTAGCCCAGGTAGGACTTCAATATTTTGCTACGTGATGTATGGCGTAAACGTTGTAGAGCCTTGTCTTTTATCTGGCGTACACGTTCGCGGGTAAGGTTAAATTTCTCACCAATCTCTTCAAGTGATAATGGGTGATTGGTACCTAATCCAAAGAACAACACGATGATCTCGCGTTCACGTTCGGTAAGGGTAGACAATGAACGTTTAATCTCTTCTGACAACGATTCATTTATCAGGATAGAGTCGGTATTTGGTTCCTGGTTTTCTAATACATCCAGCAACGTATTTTCTTCACCCTGAACAAAAGGAGCATCCATAGATACATGGCGGCCGCTGTTGCTCAGCGTGTCAGATATTTTATCAACTGTAGTTTCAAGTATATCAGCAAGTTCTTCCGGTGACGGCTCGCGTTCGTATTCCTGCTCCAGCTTGCTAAATGCTTTGCTGATTTTACTTAACGAACCTACCTGGTTAAGCGGCAAACGTACTATACGGCTTTGTTCGGCAATAGCCTGCAAGATAGATTGACGGATCCACCAAACGGCGTATGAGATAAACTTGAAACCTTTTGTTTCGTCGAAACGCTTGGCAGCTTTAATAAGACCTAAGTTACCTTCGTTAATAAGGTCACCAAGTGTAAGTCCCTGATTTTGGTATTGTTTTGCTACGGAAACCACAAAGCGCAAGTTGGTTTTTGTTAACCTTTCTAACGCAGCCTGGTCTCCTTCGCGGATTTTTTGGGCTAATATTACTTCTTCTTCGGCAGTAATTAAGTCAACTTTACCAATTTCGTGTAAGTATTTGTCGAGGGATTGCGACTCACGATTGGTAATGGATTGAGTTATTTTGAGTTGTCTCATTTATGTTTTATAACCTCGATTCTGTTATCTGGAATGAACGTGCAAAGGTAAACATTTGTTTACACATTTTTGTACTAGAATATTGATTAATTGCAATATTTTGCTATAGCAAAAATGATGCCCAGTGTGGTTAATCATGCAACTTTTTAGTGGCAATTCTTTTAATCTGAAAACACGGTTTCAAGTAAAAGAAGTACTTAGCACAAGTTAGCTTTTTTACATTGTTAAGTACCTACACCTGCGAAAGAAATACTCTTATACTTATAACTCGTCCAGCCGGAAGGTGTCTTTTACTCTGATGCCCTTATCTGTAGCCTGGACAGTACAGCACTCGTTAACCGGATCGTGTTCCAGGTAGAGCACATATTCGTTGTCTACGGCTTCCTGCCAGTATTGGTTACGTTCCTCCAGCGTTTTCATCGGGAACATATCATACGCCATTACATAAGGCAGGGGCAGGTGTCCAACGGAAGGCAGCAGATCGGCCATGTACAGCAATTGCCTCCCCTTGTAATTAATCTGCGGCAGCATCATCGCGTCGGTATGGCCATACGCAAACCGTATTTTCATCTCTGAAGAAAAACTGATGCCGTCCTCAGCGTCGATAAACTGCAGTTGTCCGCTTTCCTGTATAGGAAGTATATTTTCTTTTAAAAAAGAGGCCTTTTCTCGCTCATTGGGGTTAACTGCCCAATCCCAATGTTGTGGGTTGCTCCAGTAAATAGCATTTTTAAATGCAGGATGCAGATTATCGCCATTGCGCTCTACAGCTCCGCCAACGTGATCAAAATGCAGGTGAGTCAAAAATACATCTGTTATATCGTTTCGGTGAAAGCCTTTTGCAAGCAAACATTTATCAAGGCTCGCATCTCCATGGAGGTAATAGTGACTGAAGAATTTTTCACTTTGCTTATTGCCTATGCCAGTGTCAACCAGTATCAGCCGGTCGCCCTCTTCGATAAGAAGGCAGCGCATTGCCCAGGTACAAAGGTTGTTTGAGTCGGCCGGGTTGGTCTTCTGCCAGATGGACTTTGGCACAACACCAAACATGG is a window of Mucilaginibacter terrenus DNA encoding:
- a CDS encoding ATP-binding cassette domain-containing protein, which encodes MKELKADSIQLEFDGRKILQSIFLSCKQGEVLGLLGRNGCGKSSMLKIIFGTLTATHKYVSIDGEFIHKGYLNNRIAYLPQHNYLPAGIRTEKLARIIVDPQSWKAFTNLPVYQKSYNKAVDELSGGQLRQLETMMIIHSKAEFILLDEPFTHISPIQADEFKPVIRACAKRKGIIITDHQYYNILDVSDRIVLLHNGETKQITNKDELVTYGYISGL
- a CDS encoding sigma-70 family RNA polymerase sigma factor, with translation MRQLKITQSITNRESQSLDKYLHEIGKVDLITAEEEVILAQKIREGDQAALERLTKTNLRFVVSVAKQYQNQGLTLGDLINEGNLGLIKAAKRFDETKGFKFISYAVWWIRQSILQAIAEQSRIVRLPLNQVGSLSKISKAFSKLEQEYEREPSPEELADILETTVDKISDTLSNSGRHVSMDAPFVQGEENTLLDVLENQEPNTDSILINESLSEEIKRSLSTLTEREREIIVLFFGLGTNHPLSLEEIGEKFNLTRERVRQIKDKALQRLRHTSRSKILKSYLG
- a CDS encoding MBL fold metallo-hydrolase — encoded protein: MKLHTIDTGFFKLDGGAMFGVVPKSIWQKTNPADSNNLCTWAMRCLLIEEGDRLILVDTGIGNKQSEKFFSHYYLHGDASLDKCLLAKGFHRNDITDVFLTHLHFDHVGGAVERNGDNLHPAFKNAIYWSNPQHWDWAVNPNEREKASFLKENILPIQESGQLQFIDAEDGISFSSEMKIRFAYGHTDAMMLPQINYKGRQLLYMADLLPSVGHLPLPYVMAYDMFPMKTLEERNQYWQEAVDNEYVLYLEHDPVNECCTVQATDKGIRVKDTFRLDEL